From the Photobacterium sp. GJ3 genome, one window contains:
- a CDS encoding alpha-hydroxy acid oxidase produces MRKKTKKNIPKFIYEYLEGGCFDDIGLETNRLALQKHKLSPRYLIPYSKCSLTTTILGKKYNAPFGIAPIGLQGLIWPNSPAILAKSAKKYNIPYILSTVSSESIEVISELAEDNAWFQLYNPVDESIQDSILSRLKICGYKNLVVTVDIPTFGFRPKDIVNGLTMPPKRSVKNFIDICKTPYWATQTLKYGIPKFKNLEPYMREHRLELPEMMRSMAMGKVDTEGLKRIRDKWEGNLIIKGVCSISDLKLLKETNADGVILSNHGARQLDACESPVDILRRIDGDCLPSGMAVMMDSGLRSGVDIALSLASGAQFTFLGRFFMYAVSSLSRKGGDHAIELLIQQLTQVLEQIRCENPSHLTDFLAN; encoded by the coding sequence ATGAGAAAAAAAACCAAAAAAAATATTCCAAAGTTCATTTATGAATATTTAGAAGGAGGCTGCTTTGATGATATTGGTCTGGAGACAAACCGTTTAGCATTGCAGAAACATAAGTTATCACCACGGTATTTAATACCATATTCAAAATGTAGTCTAACAACAACAATTCTTGGTAAAAAATATAATGCACCATTCGGAATAGCGCCAATAGGATTGCAAGGTCTAATTTGGCCAAATTCCCCTGCTATCTTGGCTAAATCGGCAAAGAAATACAACATCCCATATATTCTCAGTACTGTCTCTTCAGAATCGATAGAAGTTATTTCGGAGTTGGCTGAAGATAATGCATGGTTTCAGCTATATAATCCAGTTGATGAAAGTATACAAGATTCAATATTGAGCCGTTTAAAGATTTGTGGCTATAAGAATCTGGTTGTAACTGTAGACATTCCAACATTTGGATTTAGGCCAAAAGATATTGTGAACGGTTTAACCATGCCACCTAAGCGCTCTGTGAAAAATTTTATCGATATATGCAAAACACCATATTGGGCAACTCAAACGCTCAAATATGGAATACCAAAGTTTAAAAACCTAGAGCCATACATGAGAGAACATCGGTTAGAGTTACCAGAGATGATGCGTTCAATGGCTATGGGAAAAGTGGATACAGAAGGCTTAAAACGAATCAGAGATAAATGGGAAGGAAACCTGATAATAAAAGGTGTGTGTTCAATCAGTGACCTCAAATTACTGAAAGAGACCAATGCTGATGGTGTTATTTTATCTAACCATGGTGCTCGGCAACTGGATGCCTGCGAATCCCCTGTAGATATATTAAGAAGGATTGATGGTGACTGTCTGCCTTCAGGCATGGCGGTGATGATGGATAGTGGCTTACGCTCTGGTGTAGATATTGCTCTCTCTTTAGCATCTGGTGCCCAGTTTACATTTTTAGGTCGTTTCTTTATGTATGCCGTTTCGTCTTTAAGTAGAAAAGGCGGGGATCACGCAATCGAATTATTGATACAGCAGCTTACTCAGGTTTTGGAGCAAATTCGGTGTGAAAATCCCAGTCACTTAACCGATTTTCTAGCAAATTAG
- a CDS encoding FadR/GntR family transcriptional regulator: MKIKTERLYITVANQIINRINAKQYLVGEKIPPERKLSEELNVSRTVIREAMVYLELLGIAEIKKGAGVYILQSQPQLSSPSLSEFTPNDILSARKVIEAEFAKQAALNNTPELITELQQCISMMNASQFFSSPELRLKASHDADQQFHFAIANACQNPLLTLFHQDLMSLHMKGKMWDRMEVIANEPTEKGVWIDDHLAIFNAIKSGEPEQAESAMINHIDNVVNKLSN, encoded by the coding sequence ATGAAAATAAAAACTGAACGGCTTTACATAACTGTCGCCAATCAGATCATTAACCGAATTAATGCAAAACAATACCTCGTAGGGGAAAAAATTCCACCAGAGCGCAAGTTGTCAGAAGAGCTCAATGTGAGTCGTACCGTCATACGCGAAGCGATGGTGTATTTAGAACTATTAGGAATAGCAGAAATAAAGAAAGGGGCAGGTGTTTACATTTTACAAAGTCAGCCTCAATTATCTTCACCTTCATTGAGCGAGTTTACGCCAAACGATATTTTATCTGCCAGAAAAGTCATTGAAGCTGAATTCGCTAAGCAAGCTGCATTAAACAATACACCGGAATTGATCACCGAACTACAACAATGCATCAGCATGATGAATGCTTCTCAATTTTTCTCTAGCCCCGAATTGAGGCTCAAGGCATCTCATGATGCTGACCAGCAGTTTCATTTTGCTATCGCAAACGCCTGCCAAAACCCATTACTTACGCTTTTCCACCAAGATCTCATGTCCCTGCATATGAAAGGAAAAATGTGGGATCGAATGGAGGTCATCGCTAACGAACCTACAGAAAAAGGCGTTTGGATTGACGATCATCTTGCAATCTTTAACGCAATTAAGTCTGGAGAGCCAGAACAGGCCGAATCAGCCATGATCAATCATATTGATAATGTTGTAAACAAGTTGAGTAATTAA
- a CDS encoding TRAP transporter small permease, translating to MAEEPKDSLVSRAVNCIDQIATRFFSFFTICCLIALCFVVLLQVFSRIFLEHTPAWTEELSRYFFIYTVSFGSGLAFKSKELVSIDIIVSRLSKKSKSIYKLFVNIVISIFIFVALPNAIQFMSIGEWQTSPVLAVQMDYIFFASVLIFANLQLFILIDSIKIIIKYTGLRE from the coding sequence GTGGCAGAAGAACCAAAAGATTCACTCGTTTCAAGAGCTGTGAATTGCATTGACCAAATTGCCACTCGTTTTTTTAGTTTTTTTACTATCTGTTGCTTGATAGCATTATGTTTTGTTGTTTTACTACAGGTATTTTCTCGGATTTTTTTAGAGCATACTCCAGCATGGACAGAAGAACTTTCCCGTTATTTTTTTATCTATACTGTTTCCTTTGGATCGGGTTTAGCGTTTAAATCAAAAGAACTTGTCAGTATCGATATTATCGTGTCCAGGTTAAGCAAGAAATCGAAAAGTATATATAAATTATTTGTTAATATCGTTATTTCTATTTTTATTTTTGTTGCTTTACCTAATGCAATTCAATTTATGAGCATTGGTGAATGGCAAACATCACCAGTCCTTGCAGTTCAAATGGACTACATATTTTTTGCAAGTGTTTTAATTTTTGCAAACTTACAATTATTTATATTAATAGACTCTATTAAAATAATAATTAAATATACAGGTCTGAGAGAATGA
- a CDS encoding TRAP transporter large permease, producing MEVYLLFSVFFILLIVGFPIAITLGIASMSYLLVSDISLTVIPQKMFAGIDSFVLLCIGGFILAGNLMNRGNITNQIIGLSNALFGHIRGGLGLANVSGSMLFGGISGTAVADTASIGSVMIPGMAKSGYDKPFAAAVTAASSTIGPIIPPSVPMIIVGTLTSISVGKLFLAGAVPGLLLGIGMMATTYFLSLKRGYPKEKRATLSEILLHLRTSCWAISLTFLILIGIVGGFFTPTEASVVAALYAMIIGMFVYKGLSFRDLPQILLSTAVTTASLMLLVGLANVFGWILTSEKIPQMIASAILTISENPIIVLLIINLLLLLVGSFMETIAALIILFPTLLGVATAVGVDPVHFGIIAVLNLMIGLTTPPVGVCLFVAAGIGGIPMEKVVKAIVPFLLCNITILLLVTYIPALSLWLPSMFL from the coding sequence ATGGAAGTCTATCTATTATTTTCTGTTTTTTTCATTTTACTAATAGTTGGTTTCCCGATTGCAATTACGCTCGGAATAGCATCAATGAGCTACTTATTGGTTTCTGACATTTCGTTAACCGTTATCCCACAAAAAATGTTTGCCGGGATTGATTCATTTGTACTTCTGTGCATTGGCGGTTTTATATTAGCTGGAAACCTAATGAACAGAGGGAATATTACAAATCAAATCATTGGGTTAAGTAATGCTTTGTTCGGGCATATTCGCGGTGGACTCGGTTTAGCAAATGTTAGTGGATCAATGTTATTTGGCGGAATATCAGGTACAGCAGTTGCTGATACTGCATCAATTGGTTCTGTCATGATTCCTGGCATGGCAAAAAGCGGTTATGATAAGCCATTCGCCGCCGCTGTAACTGCTGCGTCTTCAACAATAGGACCTATTATTCCTCCCAGTGTTCCTATGATCATTGTCGGTACTTTAACAAGTATTTCGGTTGGAAAGTTGTTCCTTGCAGGTGCGGTACCTGGTTTATTGCTGGGCATCGGTATGATGGCAACAACCTATTTCTTATCGTTAAAACGTGGTTATCCGAAAGAAAAGCGAGCTACTTTATCAGAAATCCTTCTTCATTTACGCACCAGTTGCTGGGCGATCTCACTGACATTCTTAATACTTATTGGCATTGTTGGTGGCTTCTTTACACCAACAGAAGCTTCTGTCGTCGCGGCACTCTATGCAATGATTATCGGTATGTTTGTTTATAAGGGATTATCCTTTAGAGATCTTCCTCAAATACTACTTTCTACCGCAGTAACCACTGCATCTTTAATGCTGCTTGTTGGTTTAGCCAATGTTTTTGGCTGGATATTAACCTCTGAAAAAATCCCACAAATGATTGCTTCAGCAATATTAACGATAAGTGAAAACCCAATCATTGTATTGCTTATCATAAATTTATTATTGTTGTTGGTTGGTTCATTCATGGAAACCATCGCAGCACTCATTATACTATTTCCGACATTATTAGGTGTAGCGACTGCAGTTGGGGTTGACCCGGTACATTTTGGCATCATCGCAGTACTTAACTTGATGATAGGTTTAACAACACCGCCAGTAGGGGTTTGCCTATTCGTCGCTGCAGGCATTGGAGGTATTCCCATGGAAAAAGTCGTGAAAGCGATTGTACCTTTCTTACTGTGTAATATCACTATTTTACTCTTAGTGACTTATATTCCTGCGCTATCGCTGTGGCTACCAAGTATGTTTCTATAA
- a CDS encoding TRAP transporter substrate-binding protein — MKHKLLSATIIATSLFTGVVSAADYTLKFGHLANDDNVWNEAALHFQKTVEEKSDGRIEVLVYPNSELGSEMDIINSIQLGTVDLTISGESLQNWAPKAALLAIPYAIRNSEHLTAVANGDVGKEIEEQITQQAGLVPLTWFERGARNLTSNKPIKTPKDLNGTILRVPNVPIFVKVWEALGAKPTPMAFSEVFTSLQQGTIHAQENPLSLINSASFFEVQDYVNKTEHVRSWIYVVMGKRQLDKLPKDLQTVVREAAAETQVYERELFLEDERKLSEVLHEKGMKFVDVDQEAFRKVALPAVRNSLNQDQLLLFEKIQKL; from the coding sequence ATGAAGCATAAACTCTTGAGTGCCACTATCATAGCAACCTCTCTTTTCACTGGCGTTGTATCCGCTGCCGATTACACTTTGAAATTTGGCCATCTGGCAAACGATGATAATGTTTGGAATGAAGCAGCTCTACACTTCCAAAAAACAGTAGAAGAAAAATCCGATGGACGAATTGAAGTCTTGGTGTATCCGAACTCAGAACTTGGCTCAGAGATGGATATTATCAATAGTATTCAATTAGGCACGGTCGACCTGACTATCTCTGGTGAATCATTGCAAAACTGGGCACCTAAAGCTGCATTGCTTGCAATCCCATACGCCATCCGGAATAGCGAGCACTTAACAGCAGTCGCAAATGGTGATGTTGGCAAAGAGATTGAAGAACAAATTACTCAACAAGCAGGTCTCGTGCCACTGACTTGGTTTGAACGTGGAGCGCGTAACCTGACTTCGAATAAACCAATCAAGACGCCAAAAGATCTCAATGGGACGATTTTACGTGTTCCAAATGTACCAATCTTTGTGAAAGTGTGGGAAGCGCTTGGTGCTAAGCCGACTCCAATGGCATTTTCGGAAGTATTTACCTCCCTGCAACAAGGCACGATTCATGCGCAAGAAAACCCATTATCTCTGATTAACAGTGCATCATTCTTCGAAGTGCAAGACTATGTGAATAAAACAGAGCACGTACGTAGTTGGATTTACGTCGTGATGGGTAAGCGTCAATTAGATAAATTACCAAAAGACTTACAAACAGTGGTTCGAGAAGCTGCTGCTGAAACACAAGTTTACGAGCGAGAGTTATTCCTTGAAGATGAAAGAAAATTGTCTGAGGTATTGCATGAAAAAGGAATGAAATTTGTTGATGTCGATCAAGAAGCATTTCGTAAAGTAGCACTACCCGCTGTTCGTAATAGTTTGAACCAAGATCAGCTACTGCTGTTTGAAAAAATTCAAAAACTATAA